In the Arthrobacter sp. 31Y genome, one interval contains:
- a CDS encoding DMT family transporter, producing the protein MVTVPQPSPRPALPLVIGLPIAVATGLVIPLQARINGALGTKLDDGIAASVVSFTTGLLLISAISLATPRGRAGLQRIIPAVRNRSFPRFYVMAGAIGALFVFAQSFTVALLGVALFTVAAVTGQTLSGLLVDRMGIGPGGKRAITGVRILGSVLTVAAVAWAVSPRFGGDADIASLVLPILLPLAAGFFMSFQQAMNGTATVHYGTPIAATLVNFIAGSVILWIAWLIKLAVAGPGNPLPSEWWYYLGGPMGCLFIGLAALLVRSLGVLITGLGMIAGQLVGSLVLDVVIPSPGAVVALPTVLGTVLTLAAIIVATLPWPRGAFARRVSSKGR; encoded by the coding sequence GTGGTGACGGTGCCGCAGCCTTCTCCCCGTCCCGCCCTCCCGCTGGTCATTGGCCTCCCTATTGCCGTAGCGACAGGCTTGGTCATCCCGCTTCAAGCAAGGATCAACGGGGCCCTCGGCACCAAACTGGACGACGGCATCGCCGCGTCAGTGGTGAGCTTCACCACAGGGCTCCTGCTCATCAGCGCAATCTCTCTTGCCACGCCCAGGGGCAGGGCCGGCCTGCAACGGATCATTCCTGCTGTCAGGAACCGCAGTTTTCCGCGCTTCTACGTCATGGCCGGTGCCATCGGCGCGTTGTTCGTCTTTGCCCAATCGTTCACGGTCGCGCTGCTGGGTGTTGCGTTGTTCACGGTAGCGGCTGTCACCGGACAAACGCTCAGTGGCTTGCTGGTGGACCGCATGGGAATTGGCCCGGGAGGTAAACGGGCCATCACGGGCGTCCGGATCTTGGGCAGCGTCCTGACGGTGGCCGCCGTCGCTTGGGCAGTTTCACCGCGGTTCGGTGGCGACGCCGACATCGCCTCGCTCGTCTTACCCATCCTCCTGCCATTGGCGGCCGGTTTCTTCATGAGCTTCCAGCAGGCAATGAATGGAACCGCAACAGTGCACTATGGGACGCCTATCGCGGCCACGCTGGTGAACTTCATAGCCGGGTCAGTCATTTTGTGGATCGCGTGGCTCATCAAGCTGGCCGTTGCGGGGCCGGGAAATCCGCTGCCCAGTGAGTGGTGGTACTACCTCGGCGGACCCATGGGCTGCCTCTTCATTGGACTGGCGGCACTGCTGGTCCGCAGCCTTGGCGTCCTGATCACGGGTTTGGGCATGATCGCCGGGCAGTTGGTGGGCTCATTGGTGCTCGACGTCGTGATCCCCAGTCCCGGCGCGGTGGTCGCCTTGCCCACGGTGCTGGGTACGGTGCTGACACTCGCCGCGATCATCGTGGCCACCTTGCCCTGGCCCAGGGGAGCTTTCGCACGAAGAGTCTCCTCCAAAGGCCGGTAG
- a CDS encoding RNA-binding S4 domain-containing protein: MSNPEIEEIPIRDDMIRLGQLLKLANLVEDGVEATELIKNGLVKVNNEIDDRRGRQLHVGDTVTVNGQTVRIIAA, translated from the coding sequence ATGAGCAACCCCGAAATTGAAGAGATCCCCATCCGCGACGACATGATCCGCCTGGGCCAGCTGTTGAAGCTCGCCAACCTGGTGGAGGACGGCGTTGAAGCCACGGAGCTCATCAAGAACGGCCTGGTTAAAGTCAACAACGAAATTGACGACCGCCGCGGACGTCAGCTCCACGTCGGAGATACCGTCACGGTCAACGGTCAGACGGTCCGGATCATCGCCGCCTGA
- a CDS encoding SGNH/GDSL hydrolase family protein gives MSVSENNPLLKPGEPVQKHPWTRYVALGDSFTEGIGDPEPRNPGGNRGWADRVAEELGRGQEDFAYANLAIRGRLLQQIIDEQVGPCLELQPDLVSISAGGNDLIRPGGDPDLLAEKLDAAVAELSSGGATVVLFNGPDTAASVLGRIRGKVAIYNENLRTVAARHDAIIADMWSLRQLADPQMWDVDRLHFSPLGHHTIAMMVLEALNVHHTLEPLMPKSLPPRTWREARSSDLVWAREYFVPWVVRRLRHQSSGDGITPKRPTPGPVFGSTGTLLPRR, from the coding sequence ATGAGCGTGAGTGAGAACAATCCTTTACTGAAGCCGGGCGAGCCCGTTCAAAAGCACCCATGGACCCGCTACGTGGCATTGGGTGACTCCTTCACAGAAGGCATCGGCGACCCGGAGCCCCGGAACCCCGGCGGAAACCGTGGTTGGGCGGATCGGGTTGCCGAGGAGTTGGGCCGCGGCCAGGAGGACTTCGCCTACGCCAACCTTGCCATTCGTGGCAGGCTGCTGCAGCAGATCATTGATGAACAAGTGGGCCCCTGCTTGGAACTGCAGCCAGACCTGGTGTCCATTTCAGCTGGCGGTAATGACCTCATCCGCCCTGGCGGCGATCCCGATCTCTTAGCCGAAAAGCTCGACGCCGCGGTAGCGGAGCTGAGCTCGGGCGGCGCCACTGTGGTGCTTTTCAATGGTCCGGACACGGCAGCATCAGTCCTGGGGCGTATCCGCGGCAAGGTTGCCATTTACAACGAGAACCTCCGGACAGTGGCTGCACGCCACGACGCCATCATCGCGGACATGTGGTCCTTGCGGCAGCTGGCGGACCCCCAGATGTGGGACGTGGACCGCTTGCATTTCTCACCCCTTGGCCACCACACCATCGCCATGATGGTGCTGGAGGCCCTGAACGTCCACCACACGCTTGAGCCCCTGATGCCCAAGTCCCTGCCTCCCCGCACCTGGCGTGAGGCGAGGTCATCCGACCTCGTCTGGGCCCGCGAGTACTTTGTCCCGTGGGTGGTCCGGCGGCTTCGGCACCAGTCCTCGGGCGATGGCATCACACCAAAGCGTCCGACGCCGGGTCCCGTCTTCGGCTCCACCGGCACTCTGCTGCCGCGCCGCTGA
- a CDS encoding alpha/beta hydrolase has translation MTEAPAFPAPVVLWSHDEAERAGKPLLVLLHGYGSNEDDLFSLAGLLPDGFVVAALRAPMPMGPGFTWFPLTASIEYSLEAVKQAAEYALGWLDTVKANHSSVTLLGFSMGMAMATTMLRYRPADFAAVVGLSGFVIDAGADAAFRDNELDGSLPMFWGRDQQDPVITQDKIEYTMGWVRKHVDLTKVLYTGMWHGINQQEIGHVGEFLTHKVLTD, from the coding sequence ATGACTGAAGCACCCGCCTTTCCAGCCCCCGTTGTCCTGTGGTCCCACGACGAAGCCGAGCGCGCAGGCAAGCCCCTCCTGGTCCTGCTGCACGGCTACGGCTCCAACGAGGACGATCTCTTCAGCTTGGCCGGGCTGCTTCCCGACGGCTTCGTAGTGGCTGCCCTTCGCGCGCCGATGCCCATGGGGCCGGGCTTCACATGGTTCCCCCTGACGGCGTCCATCGAATACTCACTGGAAGCCGTGAAGCAAGCGGCCGAGTACGCCCTTGGATGGCTGGACACGGTCAAAGCGAACCACTCGTCAGTGACGTTGTTGGGCTTCTCCATGGGCATGGCCATGGCCACCACCATGCTCCGCTACCGTCCCGCGGACTTCGCCGCCGTCGTCGGGCTTTCCGGTTTTGTGATCGACGCCGGCGCTGACGCCGCCTTCCGGGACAATGAACTGGACGGATCGTTGCCCATGTTCTGGGGCCGTGACCAGCAGGATCCCGTCATCACCCAGGACAAGATCGAATACACCATGGGTTGGGTACGCAAGCACGTTGACCTCACCAAGGTGCTCTACACGGGGATGTGGCACGGCATCAACCAGCAGGAGATCGGACACGTGGGCGAATTCCTCACCCACAAAGTCCTCACTGATTGA
- a CDS encoding winged helix DNA-binding domain-containing protein: MTPVPAPAESSPAPAETIRRTRLRRQQLRAPYAGGPGEVVRNLLAVQSQEFPYARWTLAQRSSPSPSSMVTASDVEHAVADGTILRTHILRPTWHFVHRDDLGWLMGLSADRLHQGNKGMYRQTGIDEDAAARSGQILATAVAGGAHKTREELAEVLGKAGFPSKGLGFVYHLMHAEISRVLVSGSPVRSSGGALKQTYALFEERVPGSILTPPTPEGREQALGQLALRYFSSRGPATVKDCAAWSGLTMRDVKRGIQVAHDISPGTLGALQFDGLEYHVAAEEVETLLSGHPLAVEDPGLPHIDLIQCYDEYVMGYSQSRHFLGGTAPYFPEDNGPLHVVLLDGSLAGWWRHGFSGGACQLDVRMNRPTTAEEQSALRAEVDRYGRFLGMDTKLV, encoded by the coding sequence GTGACGCCCGTTCCGGCACCTGCGGAGAGTAGTCCTGCACCTGCGGAGACTATTCGTCGGACGCGGCTCCGGCGGCAACAGTTACGGGCTCCCTACGCCGGAGGCCCCGGGGAGGTGGTCCGCAACCTCCTGGCTGTCCAATCGCAGGAGTTTCCCTATGCGCGGTGGACGCTCGCGCAAAGAAGCTCCCCCAGCCCTTCATCCATGGTCACGGCCTCAGATGTTGAGCACGCCGTAGCTGACGGAACCATTCTGCGGACGCACATCCTGCGCCCCACATGGCACTTTGTGCACCGGGACGACCTCGGCTGGTTGATGGGATTATCTGCAGATCGCCTCCACCAAGGCAACAAAGGCATGTATCGCCAAACAGGAATCGATGAGGACGCTGCTGCCAGGAGTGGCCAAATCCTGGCAACGGCCGTGGCGGGCGGTGCGCACAAGACACGCGAGGAACTGGCCGAGGTCCTGGGAAAGGCAGGCTTCCCGAGCAAAGGCCTGGGCTTCGTCTACCACCTCATGCATGCCGAAATCAGCCGCGTCCTGGTCAGCGGGTCCCCCGTCCGATCCTCGGGCGGTGCCCTGAAACAGACGTACGCCCTTTTCGAGGAACGCGTTCCCGGCTCGATTCTTACGCCGCCAACCCCCGAAGGCCGCGAACAGGCTCTTGGACAATTGGCGCTCCGATACTTCAGCAGCCGGGGCCCCGCAACGGTCAAAGACTGTGCGGCCTGGTCCGGGTTGACCATGAGGGACGTGAAGCGTGGAATCCAGGTTGCCCATGACATCTCTCCCGGCACCTTGGGCGCCCTTCAGTTTGATGGGCTTGAGTATCATGTGGCTGCGGAGGAAGTAGAGACTCTCCTTAGCGGACACCCCTTGGCGGTTGAGGACCCTGGGCTCCCCCACATTGACCTCATCCAGTGCTACGACGAATACGTGATGGGCTACTCACAGTCCCGGCACTTCCTAGGTGGAACGGCGCCGTACTTCCCCGAGGACAATGGACCCCTGCACGTGGTCCTGCTCGATGGCAGCTTGGCCGGATGGTGGCGTCACGGATTCTCCGGCGGAGCATGCCAACTGGATGTCAGAATGAACCGACCGACAACTGCGGAGGAGCAGTCCGCCCTGCGGGCCGAGGTGGATCGTTACGGCAGGTTCCTGGGCATGGACACCAAGCTGGTGTGA
- a CDS encoding bifunctional o-acetylhomoserine/o-acetylserine sulfhydrylase — MRHEQENSMSQGWSFETRQIHAGQVPDSATGARSLPIYQTTSFVFPSAESAANRFALAELAPIYTRIGNPTQDAVEQRVASLEGGLGALLLSSGQAAETFAILNIAEAGDHLVASPSLYGGTYNLLAHTLKKFGISVTFVEDPDNLDQWRDAVQPNTKLFFGEVVSNPRQDVLDIEGIARIAHEAGVPLIVDNTLSTPYLIRPIEWGADIVVHSATKYLGGHGSAIAGVIVDSGNFDFGKDPERFPGFNTPDPSYNGLVYARDLGKDGALGANLSYILKARVQLLRDLGSAVSPFNAFLIAQGLETLSLRVERHVANATKVAEWLEGHDDVESVAYAGLPSSPWYDRGRKYGPKGTGAIVAFNIKGGVEAGKRFVDGLELHSHVANIGDVRSLVIHPASTTHSQLTAEQQLVAGVNPGLVRLSVGIEHVDDIIADLEAGFRAAKGA, encoded by the coding sequence ATGCGCCACGAACAGGAGAACTCCATGTCCCAAGGATGGTCTTTCGAAACCCGCCAGATCCATGCAGGTCAGGTGCCTGACTCCGCCACCGGAGCGCGCTCCCTGCCGATCTACCAGACCACGTCCTTCGTGTTCCCCAGTGCAGAGAGCGCTGCCAACCGTTTTGCCCTGGCCGAACTGGCGCCCATCTACACGCGCATCGGCAACCCGACGCAGGACGCCGTGGAGCAGCGGGTCGCGAGCCTCGAAGGCGGATTGGGCGCTCTCCTGCTCAGCTCCGGACAGGCGGCGGAGACGTTTGCCATCCTGAACATCGCCGAAGCCGGCGATCACCTTGTGGCCAGCCCCAGCCTCTACGGCGGCACCTACAACCTTCTTGCACACACCCTGAAGAAGTTCGGCATCTCCGTCACTTTCGTGGAGGACCCGGACAACCTGGATCAGTGGCGTGACGCCGTCCAGCCGAACACCAAGTTGTTCTTCGGCGAGGTTGTCTCCAACCCGCGCCAGGACGTCCTGGACATCGAGGGCATTGCACGCATCGCCCACGAGGCTGGCGTGCCCCTGATCGTCGACAACACCCTTTCAACGCCGTACCTCATCCGTCCCATCGAGTGGGGCGCGGACATTGTGGTCCACTCTGCAACCAAGTATCTGGGCGGCCATGGGTCCGCGATCGCAGGTGTGATTGTGGATTCCGGCAACTTCGACTTCGGCAAAGACCCGGAGCGCTTCCCCGGCTTCAACACCCCGGACCCCAGCTACAACGGGCTGGTTTATGCCCGGGATCTGGGCAAGGACGGTGCGCTGGGGGCCAACCTCTCCTACATCCTCAAGGCCCGTGTCCAGTTGCTCCGCGACCTCGGCTCGGCTGTGTCCCCGTTCAACGCCTTCCTCATTGCCCAGGGACTGGAGACACTAAGCCTGCGCGTGGAACGTCACGTTGCCAACGCAACCAAGGTGGCCGAATGGCTTGAAGGCCACGACGACGTCGAATCGGTCGCCTATGCGGGCCTGCCCTCCAGCCCCTGGTATGACCGTGGCCGGAAATACGGACCCAAGGGCACAGGGGCAATCGTTGCCTTCAACATCAAGGGCGGAGTGGAAGCGGGCAAGCGTTTTGTGGACGGACTCGAGCTGCACTCGCACGTTGCCAACATCGGTGACGTCCGCTCGCTGGTCATCCACCCGGCGTCGACGACGCACAGCCAGCTGACGGCGGAGCAGCAACTTGTTGCCGGCGTCAACCCGGGCCTGGTGCGCTTGTCCGTGGGCATCGAGCACGTGGATGACATCATCGCGGACCTAGAAGCCGGATTCCGGGCCGCCAAGGGCGCCTGA
- a CDS encoding YibE/F family protein: MGHGHSHGHSEESDPTPQALASRKRANWILAAILVPVGVLTLVAMMVLWPSGSREGISFSSPYQAAPGVTFDTGRIQSVVVESCTQTGQSTPGQTDPNQNNQSAGSQCTFAFTEPDKGGDVVKVVINPDVAMSHGVDVGDSIRYLNLSAVQGANAGSGAPAYVFVDFVRSIPIALLAVLYAAVVIAVARWRGFRALLGLVGAYFVLVSFILPGLVEGKPPLLLALVGSTVIMIGVLYFAHGFSARTSTALLGTIFGLSITALLAAWATDAANLAGVGNHDASTLVNMSPQISISGIILCGLIISGLGVLNDVTITQSSAVWELYELAPNTSARKLFSSAMRIGRDHIASTVYTIAFAYAGAALPILIIVMLYDRPLAEALTSAELSEEVIRTLVGSIGLVLAIPVTTLIAVLVVKATGMKRLASSGGSSVSADDLEDTGSLAAAAAVVGSGPQGDHDGGTVTDAPGKPARPGSRRAQREAERRGDTSDGAP; encoded by the coding sequence ATGGGCCACGGTCACTCCCACGGACATTCTGAAGAGTCCGATCCCACCCCGCAGGCGCTTGCGTCGCGGAAGAGGGCCAACTGGATTCTCGCGGCCATTCTTGTTCCGGTGGGCGTCCTGACGCTCGTGGCCATGATGGTCCTGTGGCCCTCCGGCAGCCGGGAGGGAATCTCGTTCTCGAGTCCTTACCAGGCGGCTCCGGGGGTCACCTTCGATACCGGCCGGATCCAGAGCGTGGTGGTGGAAAGCTGCACGCAGACAGGCCAGTCCACGCCTGGCCAAACGGATCCCAACCAGAACAACCAGTCCGCCGGATCCCAGTGCACGTTCGCCTTTACGGAGCCGGATAAGGGTGGGGACGTGGTCAAGGTGGTCATCAACCCGGATGTCGCCATGTCCCACGGCGTGGACGTGGGGGACTCCATCCGGTACCTCAACCTGTCCGCCGTCCAAGGTGCAAATGCTGGAAGCGGTGCCCCGGCCTACGTTTTCGTGGACTTTGTCCGCAGCATCCCCATAGCCCTCCTGGCTGTTCTGTACGCAGCAGTAGTCATCGCGGTGGCGCGTTGGCGTGGCTTCCGGGCGCTCCTGGGCCTGGTGGGTGCGTACTTCGTCCTGGTCAGCTTTATTCTGCCGGGTTTGGTGGAAGGCAAGCCGCCGCTCCTGCTGGCTTTGGTGGGCTCCACGGTGATCATGATCGGGGTCCTGTATTTCGCGCATGGATTCTCGGCGCGGACATCCACTGCTTTGCTGGGCACTATTTTTGGGCTCAGCATTACCGCGCTCTTGGCGGCGTGGGCCACGGACGCCGCTAATTTGGCTGGTGTGGGGAATCACGACGCCTCCACGTTGGTGAACATGTCACCGCAGATTTCCATTTCCGGGATCATCCTCTGCGGCCTGATTATTTCTGGGCTGGGCGTGCTCAACGACGTCACCATTACTCAGTCCTCGGCAGTGTGGGAGCTCTACGAGCTGGCCCCCAATACCAGTGCCCGCAAGCTGTTCTCATCGGCCATGAGGATAGGCCGGGACCACATCGCCTCAACGGTGTACACCATTGCTTTCGCCTACGCTGGTGCAGCCCTTCCGATCCTCATCATCGTGATGCTGTACGACCGGCCGCTCGCTGAAGCCCTGACCAGCGCCGAGCTGTCCGAGGAAGTCATCCGCACCTTGGTGGGCTCCATCGGTCTGGTCCTCGCGATTCCGGTGACCACGCTGATCGCCGTCCTGGTGGTCAAGGCCACGGGCATGAAGCGGCTCGCCTCATCGGGTGGATCGTCTGTTAGTGCCGATGACCTCGAGGACACCGGTTCGTTGGCGGCGGCGGCGGCCGTCGTGGGTTCCGGTCCGCAAGGTGATCACGACGGCGGAACTGTCACGGACGCTCCCGGCAAGCCTGCGCGGCCGGGCAGCCGCCGCGCCCAGCGCGAAGCGGAGCGGCGCGGAGACACGAGCGACGGCGCCCCCTGA
- the metX gene encoding homoserine O-acetyltransferase MetX: protein MTITATALPKSGEEDGTVKYAGIGPLELEAGGFLPDVVLAYETWGQLNADASNAVLIQHALTGSTHVARGATDEEGWWEQLVGPGATIDTNKFFVISINIVGGCYGSTGPSSEAPDGRPWGSRFPLVTLRDSTEAESRLADALGIDAWHAVLGGSMGGARALEWAVTFPGRVKRCAVISVGAYSTAEQIAFAQAQTLAIRQDPNFNNGDYYGDAAPEHGLALARRIAHITYRSALELDVRFGRQAQHQETPLAAAVLGGRGRYQVESYLDHQGSKLVRRFDANSYIAITEALMSHDVTRGRGSLETALSGATAEFFVAAVDSDRLYFPSQSRELAAALPGEVPVHVIEAPIGHDGFLTEIGQLSAQLRQAFFA from the coding sequence ATGACCATTACTGCTACAGCCCTTCCCAAATCCGGCGAAGAAGACGGAACCGTCAAGTACGCCGGCATCGGCCCCCTGGAACTTGAAGCCGGCGGATTCCTGCCGGACGTCGTACTCGCTTACGAGACCTGGGGACAGCTCAACGCCGATGCCTCCAACGCGGTTCTCATCCAGCACGCACTCACTGGCAGTACTCATGTAGCCCGCGGAGCCACGGACGAGGAAGGATGGTGGGAGCAACTCGTTGGTCCGGGTGCCACCATCGATACCAACAAGTTCTTCGTCATCTCCATCAACATCGTGGGCGGATGTTACGGCAGCACCGGTCCATCATCAGAAGCGCCGGACGGACGCCCGTGGGGCTCGCGTTTCCCACTGGTTACCCTGCGCGACAGCACAGAGGCCGAGTCGCGCCTCGCCGATGCCCTGGGAATCGATGCCTGGCACGCCGTCTTGGGCGGATCCATGGGCGGCGCACGCGCACTCGAGTGGGCTGTGACATTCCCCGGCAGGGTCAAACGCTGCGCCGTCATTTCGGTGGGCGCCTACAGCACGGCCGAGCAGATTGCCTTTGCCCAAGCCCAAACCCTGGCCATCAGGCAGGACCCAAACTTCAACAACGGCGACTACTACGGAGATGCCGCGCCCGAGCACGGCCTGGCTTTGGCACGGCGCATCGCCCACATCACGTACCGCTCGGCGTTGGAGCTGGATGTCCGCTTCGGCCGGCAAGCCCAGCACCAAGAGACTCCGCTGGCCGCCGCAGTGTTGGGCGGGCGCGGCCGATACCAAGTGGAAAGCTACCTGGACCACCAAGGAAGCAAACTGGTCCGCCGCTTTGACGCCAACAGCTACATCGCCATCACCGAGGCACTGATGTCCCACGACGTCACCAGGGGTCGCGGCTCGTTGGAAACGGCGCTTTCGGGTGCCACGGCAGAGTTCTTCGTGGCGGCCGTGGACAGCGACAGGCTCTACTTCCCGTCTCAGTCACGGGAACTTGCTGCCGCGCTCCCCGGCGAGGTGCCGGTTCATGTCATTGAGGCACCGATTGGCCATGATGGCTTCCTCACCGAAATCGGCCAGCTCTCGGCGCAGCTCCGTCAAGCATTTTTTGCCTAA
- a CDS encoding glycine--tRNA ligase, translated as MAAKSVLDQVISLSKRRGFVFQAGEIYGGSRSAWDYGPLGAELKENIKRQWWQSMVRGREDVVGLDSSVILPRQVWEASGHVDVFSDPLVECLSCHKRYRADHLEEEYEEKKGRPAENGLADIACANCGTRGQWTEPQEFSGLLKTFLGPVASDEGMHYLRPETAQGIFVNFNNVLTTSRKKPPFGIGQIGKSFRNEITPGNFIFRTREFEQMEMEFFVEPGTDEDWHQYWMKERMSWYTGLGIREDNLRFFEHPLEKLSHYSKGTTDIEYRFGFQGSEWGELEGIANRTDFDLSTHAKASGTDLSYFNQATNERYTPFVIEPAAGLTRSFMAFLIDAYTEDEAPNAKGGVDVRTVLKLDPRLAPVKAAVLPLSRNEDLSPKAKALGAQLRKNWNIDFDDAGAIGRRYRRQDEIGTPFCITVDFDTLEDQAVTIRERDTMSQERVSLDKVEGYLAAHLIGA; from the coding sequence ATGGCAGCAAAATCCGTCCTTGACCAGGTCATTTCCCTCTCCAAGCGGAGGGGCTTTGTCTTTCAGGCCGGTGAAATCTATGGTGGCTCCCGTTCGGCGTGGGATTACGGTCCCCTCGGTGCTGAGCTGAAGGAAAACATCAAGCGCCAGTGGTGGCAGAGCATGGTTCGCGGCCGCGAGGACGTTGTAGGCCTGGACTCTTCGGTCATCCTTCCCCGCCAGGTATGGGAGGCCTCCGGTCACGTGGACGTATTCTCCGACCCCCTGGTTGAATGCCTTTCCTGCCACAAGCGCTACCGCGCCGACCACCTCGAAGAAGAGTACGAGGAAAAGAAGGGCCGCCCGGCAGAAAACGGCCTCGCGGACATCGCCTGTGCAAACTGCGGCACCCGTGGCCAGTGGACCGAGCCCCAGGAATTCTCCGGCTTGCTCAAGACTTTCCTCGGCCCGGTGGCCAGCGACGAAGGCATGCACTACCTGCGTCCGGAAACTGCCCAGGGCATTTTTGTGAACTTCAACAATGTCCTCACCACCTCCCGGAAGAAGCCGCCGTTCGGCATTGGCCAGATCGGCAAGTCGTTCCGTAACGAGATCACGCCGGGCAACTTCATCTTCCGTACCCGCGAATTCGAGCAGATGGAAATGGAATTCTTCGTCGAGCCCGGCACCGACGAAGACTGGCACCAGTACTGGATGAAGGAGCGCATGTCCTGGTACACGGGCCTGGGCATCCGTGAAGACAACCTCCGATTCTTCGAGCACCCGCTGGAGAAGCTGAGCCACTACTCCAAGGGCACCACGGACATCGAATACCGCTTCGGCTTCCAGGGCTCCGAGTGGGGCGAGCTTGAGGGCATCGCCAACCGTACGGACTTCGACCTCTCCACCCACGCCAAGGCCTCCGGCACGGACCTGAGCTACTTCAACCAGGCCACCAACGAGCGCTACACCCCGTTCGTCATCGAACCTGCCGCCGGCCTGACCCGCTCCTTCATGGCCTTCCTGATCGACGCATACACCGAGGACGAGGCACCCAATGCCAAGGGCGGCGTCGATGTCCGCACCGTGCTGAAGCTGGATCCGCGCCTGGCCCCGGTCAAGGCTGCCGTCCTCCCGCTGAGCCGCAACGAGGACCTGTCCCCGAAGGCTAAGGCGCTGGGCGCCCAGCTGCGCAAGAACTGGAACATCGACTTCGACGACGCCGGTGCAATCGGCCGCCGCTACCGTCGCCAGGACGAAATCGGCACCCCGTTCTGCATCACCGTGGACTTCGACACCCTCGAAGACCAGGCCGTCACTATTCGTGAGCGCGACACCATGAGCCAGGAACGCGTGTCCCTGGACAAGGTTGAGGGCTACCTGGCAGCACACCTGATTGGCGCTTAG
- a CDS encoding VOC family protein has protein sequence MRMDHVSYACERDGLLATTERISAALGVDAVRGGVHPRFGTRNMIIPLADNKYLEVVEVLDHPASDKAPFGQAVRARSAAGGGWMGWCVAVDDLAPFEDRLGRAAVPGNRKFPDGRELVWQQIGILGLIADPQVPYLLKWEGDPSLHPSRIYESDVKMSSLTIAGSAERVTEWLGEPVEKPLEDVAVQWMAPHGTPGIMAVTFETASGAVTI, from the coding sequence ATGCGCATGGATCACGTCTCTTACGCCTGTGAACGAGATGGCCTTTTGGCCACTACCGAACGAATTTCCGCGGCATTGGGAGTGGACGCTGTCCGGGGCGGAGTGCACCCGCGCTTCGGCACCCGGAACATGATCATTCCCCTTGCGGATAACAAGTACCTGGAAGTGGTGGAGGTTCTGGATCACCCCGCTTCTGACAAAGCACCCTTTGGCCAAGCAGTCCGTGCACGCTCGGCTGCCGGTGGCGGTTGGATGGGCTGGTGCGTCGCCGTTGATGACCTCGCCCCGTTCGAGGACCGCCTTGGCCGCGCAGCTGTTCCGGGCAACCGCAAGTTCCCCGATGGCCGCGAACTGGTGTGGCAGCAGATTGGCATCCTCGGCTTGATCGCCGATCCCCAGGTGCCTTACCTGCTCAAGTGGGAGGGCGACCCCTCACTGCACCCGTCCAGGATCTACGAGAGCGACGTCAAGATGTCCAGCCTCACCATTGCTGGCTCGGCTGAACGCGTTACCGAGTGGTTGGGTGAGCCGGTGGAAAAGCCGCTCGAGGATGTAGCTGTCCAGTGGATGGCCCCGCACGGAACTCCGGGCATCATGGCGGTTACCTTCGAAACCGCCTCCGGAGCCGTCACCATCTAA